The Aptenodytes patagonicus chromosome 10, bAptPat1.pri.cur, whole genome shotgun sequence genome includes a region encoding these proteins:
- the FES gene encoding tyrosine-protein kinase Fes/Fps isoform X2: MVSTGFPVPPQEQELHQVQTAPAPALGGRQRQPHGRDLAAHDSELRLLELMKKWMSQRAKSDREYAGMLHHMFSQLEKQEAPGQLRAGDHSSQIGESCWVLASQTETLSQILRQHAEELAAGPLAKLSLLIRDKQQLRKAFSEQWQQLSQEYTRTTQQEMEKLKAQYRSLARDSAQAKRKYQEASKDKERDKAKDKYVRSLWKLYALHNQYVLAVQAATLHHHHHYQRALPSLHQSLYSLQQEMVLVLKEILGEYYSISSLVQEDVLAVHQEIAGAIQAIDPATEYSGFIQSHRYGSEVPPAVLFDENLLEETEGLAPGELQLNELTVESVQHSLTSVEEELAAAAEAVSSKEQRVRELQVEIRGEEQGRSPGERVHLLGKRQGLQEAQQQLEGCLCTQAKLQAQRDLLAKKLAELGTREPLPALPLQEDRQSVSSVEQERSGATALETLKNHISGIFSPKYLLPPPVPLIPEVQKPLCQQVWYHGAIPRSEVQELLSCSGDFLVRESQGKQEYVLSVLWDGQPRHFIIQAADNMYRLEREGFPTIPLLIEHLLQSQQPITRKSGIVLAKAVPKDKWVLNHEDVLLGECIGRGNFGEVFSGRLRADNTPVAVKSCRETLPPELKAKFLQEARILKQYNHPNIVRLIGVCTQKQPIYIVMELVQGGDFLSFLRSEGPHLRVKELIKMTENAAAGMEYLESKHCIHRDLAARNCLVTEKNTLKISDFGMSREEEDGIYASTGGMKQIPVKWTAPEALNYGRYSSESDVWSFGILLWEAFSLGAVPYANLSNQQTREAVEQGVRLDPPEQCPEEVYRLMKRCWDYDPRKRPSFSTIHQDLITIRKRHR; encoded by the exons ATGGTCAGCACTGGGTTTCctgttcctccccaggagcaggagctgcaccAGGTCCAGACtgcgccggccccggccctgggAGGACGCCAGCGCCAGCCCCACGGCAGGGACCTCGCAGCACAC GACAGTGAGCTGCGCCTCCTGGAGCTGATGAAGAAGTGGATGTCGCAGCGTGCCAAGAGTGACCGGGAGTACGCGGGGATGCTGCACCACATGTTCTCCCAGCTGGAGAAGCAGGAGGCCCCCGGGCAGCTCCGTGCCGGCGACCACAGCAGCCAGATCGGGGAG TCCTGCTGGGTGCTGGCAAGCCAGACGGAGACACTGAGCCAGATCCTGCGGCAGCACgcggaggagctggcagcagggccACTGGCCAAGCTGAGCCTGCTCATCCGCGACAAGCAGCAGCTCCGCAAGGCCTTCAGCgagcagtggcagcagctcagccaggAGTACACCCGG ACCacacagcaggagatggagaagcTGAAGGCGCAGTACCGCAGCCTGGCACGTGACAGTGCCCAGGCCAAGCGCAAGTACCAGGAGGCCAGCAAAG ACAAGGAGCGAGACAAGGCAAAGGATAAGTACGTGCGCAGCCTCTGGAAGCTTTACGCCCTGCACAACCAGTACGTGCTGGCCGTGCAGGCGGCCAcgctccaccaccaccaccactaccagCGGGCGCTGCCCAGCCTCCACCAGTCCCTctacagcctgcagcaggagatggTCCTTGTCCT GAAGGAGATCCTTGGGGAGTACTACAGCATCAGCAGCCTGGTGCAGGAGGATGTGCTGGCTGTGCACCAGGAAATTGCCGGTGCCATCCAGGCCATCGACCCAGCCACCGAGTACAGTGGCTTCATCCAGAGCCACAG GTATGGCTCCGAGGTGCCACCAGCTGTGTTGTTTGACGAGAACTTGCTGGAGGAGACAGAGGGCCTGGCACCAGGAGAGCTGCAGCTGAACGAACTGACTGTCGAGAGCGTCCAGCACTC CCTGACGTCGGTCGAGGAGGAGCTGGCGGCTGCCGCGGAGGCTGTGAGCAGCAAGGAGCAGCGGGTGCGGGAGCTGCAGGTGGAGATCCGGGGCGAGGAGCAGGGCCGGAGCCCCGGGGAACG GGTGCACTTGCTGGGCAagcggcaggggctgcaggaggcacAGCAGCAGCTCGAGGGCTGCCTCTGCACTCAAGCCAAGCTGCAGGCGCAGCGGGACCTGCTGGCCAagaagctggcagagctgggcaccAGGGagcccctgcccgccctgcctctGCAGGAGGACCGGCAGTCGGTCTCCTCCGTG GAGCAGGAGCGGAGTGGGGCCACCGCGCTGGAGACCCTCAAGAACCACATCTCAGGCATCTTCAGCCCCAAGTATTTG CTGCCGCCGCCCGTGCCCCTGATCCCAGAGGTGCAGAAGCCGCTGTGCCAGCAGGTCTGGTACCACGGGGCCATCCCGCGCTCGGAGgtgcaggagctgctgagctgcagcggGGACTTCCTGGTGCGGGAGAGCCAGGGCAAGCAGGAGTACGTGCTCAGCGTGCTGTGGGACGGGCAGCCCCGGCACTTCATCATCCAGGCTGCCGAC aacATGTACCGGCTGGAGAGGGAAGGCTTCCCCACCATCCCACTGCTCATCgagcacctcctgcagagccagcagcccaTCACGCGGAAGAGCGGGATCGTCCTGGCCAAGGCTGTGCCCAAG GACAAATGGGTGCTCAACCATGAGGATGTGCTGCTGGGGGAGTGCATCGGCCGG GGTAACTTTGGGGAGGTGTTCAGCGGCCGCCTGCGTGCTGACAACACCCCCGTGGCTGTGAAATCCTGCCGGGAAACCCTCCCGCCCGAGCTCAAGGCCAAGTTCCTGCAGGAAGCCAG GATCCTCAAGCAGTACAACCACCCAAACATCGTCCGGCTCATTGGAGTCTGCACCCAGAAGCAGCCCATTTACATTGTCATGGAGCTTGTGCAAG GGGGGGACTTCCTGAGCTTCCTGCGCAGCGAGGGGCCCCACCTGCGGGTGAAGGAGCTGATCAAGATGACAGAGAACGCTGCCGCCGGCATGGAGTACCTGGAGAGCAAGCATTGCATCCAcag GGACCTGGCTGCTCGCAACTGCCTGGTGACAGAGAAGAACACCCTGAAGATCAGTGACTTCGGGATGTCACGGGAGGAGGAAGATGGCATCTATGCCTCCACGGGGGGGATGAAGCAGATCCCTGTCAAGTGGACCGCCCCCGAAGCACTCAATTATG gcCGATACAGCTCCGAGAGCGATGTCTGGAGCTTCGGGATCCTGCTGTGGGAAGCCTTCAGCCTGGGTGCTGTCCCCTATGCCAACCTCAGCAACCAGCAGACGCGAGAGGCGGTGGAGCAGG GCGTGCGGCTGGACCCCCCCGAGCAGTGCCCCGAGGAGGTGTACCGGCTGATGAAGCGGTGCTGGGACTACGACCCCCGCAAGCGGCCCAGCTTCAGCACCATCCACCAAGACCTCATCACCATCCGCAAGAGGCACCGGTGA
- the FES gene encoding tyrosine-protein kinase Fes/Fps isoform X1 → MGFGPELWCPQGHSALLRLQDSELRLLELMKKWMSQRAKSDREYAGMLHHMFSQLEKQEAPGQLRAGDHSSQIGESCWVLASQTETLSQILRQHAEELAAGPLAKLSLLIRDKQQLRKAFSEQWQQLSQEYTRTTQQEMEKLKAQYRSLARDSAQAKRKYQEASKDKERDKAKDKYVRSLWKLYALHNQYVLAVQAATLHHHHHYQRALPSLHQSLYSLQQEMVLVLKEILGEYYSISSLVQEDVLAVHQEIAGAIQAIDPATEYSGFIQSHRYGSEVPPAVLFDENLLEETEGLAPGELQLNELTVESVQHSLTSVEEELAAAAEAVSSKEQRVRELQVEIRGEEQGRSPGERVHLLGKRQGLQEAQQQLEGCLCTQAKLQAQRDLLAKKLAELGTREPLPALPLQEDRQSVSSVEQERSGATALETLKNHISGIFSPKYLLPPPVPLIPEVQKPLCQQVWYHGAIPRSEVQELLSCSGDFLVRESQGKQEYVLSVLWDGQPRHFIIQAADNMYRLEREGFPTIPLLIEHLLQSQQPITRKSGIVLAKAVPKDKWVLNHEDVLLGECIGRGNFGEVFSGRLRADNTPVAVKSCRETLPPELKAKFLQEARILKQYNHPNIVRLIGVCTQKQPIYIVMELVQGGDFLSFLRSEGPHLRVKELIKMTENAAAGMEYLESKHCIHRDLAARNCLVTEKNTLKISDFGMSREEEDGIYASTGGMKQIPVKWTAPEALNYGRYSSESDVWSFGILLWEAFSLGAVPYANLSNQQTREAVEQGVRLDPPEQCPEEVYRLMKRCWDYDPRKRPSFSTIHQDLITIRKRHR, encoded by the exons ATGGGCTTCGGGCCGGAGCTGTGGTGCCCGCAGGGGCACAGCGCGCTGCTGCGGCTGCAGGACAGTGAGCTGCGCCTCCTGGAGCTGATGAAGAAGTGGATGTCGCAGCGTGCCAAGAGTGACCGGGAGTACGCGGGGATGCTGCACCACATGTTCTCCCAGCTGGAGAAGCAGGAGGCCCCCGGGCAGCTCCGTGCCGGCGACCACAGCAGCCAGATCGGGGAG TCCTGCTGGGTGCTGGCAAGCCAGACGGAGACACTGAGCCAGATCCTGCGGCAGCACgcggaggagctggcagcagggccACTGGCCAAGCTGAGCCTGCTCATCCGCGACAAGCAGCAGCTCCGCAAGGCCTTCAGCgagcagtggcagcagctcagccaggAGTACACCCGG ACCacacagcaggagatggagaagcTGAAGGCGCAGTACCGCAGCCTGGCACGTGACAGTGCCCAGGCCAAGCGCAAGTACCAGGAGGCCAGCAAAG ACAAGGAGCGAGACAAGGCAAAGGATAAGTACGTGCGCAGCCTCTGGAAGCTTTACGCCCTGCACAACCAGTACGTGCTGGCCGTGCAGGCGGCCAcgctccaccaccaccaccactaccagCGGGCGCTGCCCAGCCTCCACCAGTCCCTctacagcctgcagcaggagatggTCCTTGTCCT GAAGGAGATCCTTGGGGAGTACTACAGCATCAGCAGCCTGGTGCAGGAGGATGTGCTGGCTGTGCACCAGGAAATTGCCGGTGCCATCCAGGCCATCGACCCAGCCACCGAGTACAGTGGCTTCATCCAGAGCCACAG GTATGGCTCCGAGGTGCCACCAGCTGTGTTGTTTGACGAGAACTTGCTGGAGGAGACAGAGGGCCTGGCACCAGGAGAGCTGCAGCTGAACGAACTGACTGTCGAGAGCGTCCAGCACTC CCTGACGTCGGTCGAGGAGGAGCTGGCGGCTGCCGCGGAGGCTGTGAGCAGCAAGGAGCAGCGGGTGCGGGAGCTGCAGGTGGAGATCCGGGGCGAGGAGCAGGGCCGGAGCCCCGGGGAACG GGTGCACTTGCTGGGCAagcggcaggggctgcaggaggcacAGCAGCAGCTCGAGGGCTGCCTCTGCACTCAAGCCAAGCTGCAGGCGCAGCGGGACCTGCTGGCCAagaagctggcagagctgggcaccAGGGagcccctgcccgccctgcctctGCAGGAGGACCGGCAGTCGGTCTCCTCCGTG GAGCAGGAGCGGAGTGGGGCCACCGCGCTGGAGACCCTCAAGAACCACATCTCAGGCATCTTCAGCCCCAAGTATTTG CTGCCGCCGCCCGTGCCCCTGATCCCAGAGGTGCAGAAGCCGCTGTGCCAGCAGGTCTGGTACCACGGGGCCATCCCGCGCTCGGAGgtgcaggagctgctgagctgcagcggGGACTTCCTGGTGCGGGAGAGCCAGGGCAAGCAGGAGTACGTGCTCAGCGTGCTGTGGGACGGGCAGCCCCGGCACTTCATCATCCAGGCTGCCGAC aacATGTACCGGCTGGAGAGGGAAGGCTTCCCCACCATCCCACTGCTCATCgagcacctcctgcagagccagcagcccaTCACGCGGAAGAGCGGGATCGTCCTGGCCAAGGCTGTGCCCAAG GACAAATGGGTGCTCAACCATGAGGATGTGCTGCTGGGGGAGTGCATCGGCCGG GGTAACTTTGGGGAGGTGTTCAGCGGCCGCCTGCGTGCTGACAACACCCCCGTGGCTGTGAAATCCTGCCGGGAAACCCTCCCGCCCGAGCTCAAGGCCAAGTTCCTGCAGGAAGCCAG GATCCTCAAGCAGTACAACCACCCAAACATCGTCCGGCTCATTGGAGTCTGCACCCAGAAGCAGCCCATTTACATTGTCATGGAGCTTGTGCAAG GGGGGGACTTCCTGAGCTTCCTGCGCAGCGAGGGGCCCCACCTGCGGGTGAAGGAGCTGATCAAGATGACAGAGAACGCTGCCGCCGGCATGGAGTACCTGGAGAGCAAGCATTGCATCCAcag GGACCTGGCTGCTCGCAACTGCCTGGTGACAGAGAAGAACACCCTGAAGATCAGTGACTTCGGGATGTCACGGGAGGAGGAAGATGGCATCTATGCCTCCACGGGGGGGATGAAGCAGATCCCTGTCAAGTGGACCGCCCCCGAAGCACTCAATTATG gcCGATACAGCTCCGAGAGCGATGTCTGGAGCTTCGGGATCCTGCTGTGGGAAGCCTTCAGCCTGGGTGCTGTCCCCTATGCCAACCTCAGCAACCAGCAGACGCGAGAGGCGGTGGAGCAGG GCGTGCGGCTGGACCCCCCCGAGCAGTGCCCCGAGGAGGTGTACCGGCTGATGAAGCGGTGCTGGGACTACGACCCCCGCAAGCGGCCCAGCTTCAGCACCATCCACCAAGACCTCATCACCATCCGCAAGAGGCACCGGTGA
- the FURIN gene encoding furin, translated as MDLRPCSLLLLWTLVVALALLAQEVLAQHIYINTWAVLVPAGPQEADRLARKHGFLNLGPIFGDYYHFRHSGVVKRSLSPHQPWHSRLAREPQVHWLEQQVAKRRTKRDIFMEPTDPKFPQQWYLYNTNQRDLNVRQAWEQGYTGKGIVVSILDDGIEKNHPDLEGNYDPGASFDVNDQDPDPQPRYTQMNDNRHGTRCAGEVAAVANNGICGVGVAYNARIGGVRMLDGEVTDAVEAHSLGLNPNHIHIYSASWGPEDDGKTVDGPARLAEEAFFRGVSQGRGGLGSIFVWASGNGGREHDSCNCDGYTNSIYTLSISSTTQYGNVPWYSEACSSTLATTYSSGNQNEKQIVTTDLRQKCTESHTGTSASAPLAAGIIALALEANKNLTWRDMQHLVVQTSKPAHLNANDWVTNGVGRKVSHSYGYGLLDAGAMVSLAKNWTTVGPQRKCVIDVLTEPKDIGKRLEVRRKVDACLGKANYISRLEHVQARLTLSYNRRGDLAIHLVSPMGTRSTLLAARPHDFSADGFNDWAFMTTHSWDEDPSGEWVLEIENTSDANNYGTLTKFTLVLYGTATDSPSLSNQLESSGCKTLTPSQTCVVCEEGYYLHQKSCLKRCPPGFAPGIQSTYYNLENSVEPIAPHLCLPCHPSCATCTGPGPNQCLTCPAHSHFSSLDLSCSHQTQSSRASPALADGEGLAEAPPPANLPVLIASLSCVFIVVIFITVFLVLQARSGFSLRGVKVYALDSGIISYKGLPSDIWQEEGPSESDGEESEAHSERTAFIRDQSAL; from the exons ATGGATCTGAGGCCCTGCTCGCTGCTCCTGCTCTGGACTCTGGTGGTTGCCCTCGCGCTCCTGGCCCAGGAGGTGCTGGCCCAGCATATTTACATCAACACCTGGGCTGTGCTCGTCCCCGCAGGGCCCCAGGAGGCTGACAGGCTGGCCAGGAAGCATGGATTCCTCAACCTGGGCCCG aTCTTTGGCGACTATTATCACTTTCGGCACAGCGGTGTGGTGAAGCGTTCCCTCTCGCCCcaccagccctggcacagccgttTGGCCAGGGAACCACAG GTGCATTGGCTGGAGCAGCAGGTGGCAAAGCGCAGGACCAAGCGAGACATTTTCATGGAGCCCACGGACCCCAAGTTCCCGCAGCAGTGGTACCTG TACAACACGAACCAGCGGGACCTGAATGTGCGTCAGGCCTGGGAGCAGGGCTACACGGGCAAGGGCATCGTGGTTTCCATCCTGGATGATGGCATTGAGAAGAATCACCCTGACCTGGAGGGCAACTAT GATCCAGGGGCGAGCTTTGATGTCAACGACCAGGACCCAGACCCGCAGCCCCGTTACACACAGATGAACGACAACAG ACATGGCACGCGCTGCGCAGGGGAAGTTGCTGCTGTGGCAAACAATGGGATCTGTGGTGTTGGCGTGGCTTACAATGCCAGGATTGGAG GCGTGCGCATGCTGGATGGGGAGGTGACTGATGCTGTGGAGGCCCATTCCCTGGGCCTCAATCCCAACCACATCCACATCTACAGTGCCAGCTGGGGCCCCGAGGATGACGGCAAGACTGTGGATGGCCCGGCCCGGCTGGCGGAGGAGGCTTTCTTCCGAGGGGTCAGCCAG GGCCGAGGGGGGCTGGGCTCCATCTTCGTCTGGGCGTCCGGGAACGGGGGCCGCGAGCACGACAGCTGCAACTGTGACGGTTACACCAACAGCATCTACACACTGTCCATCAGCAGCACCACGCAGTATGGTAACGTGCCCTGGTACAGCGAGGCCTGCTCCTCCACCCTTGCCACCACCTACAGCAGCGGCAACCAGAACGAGAAGCAGATC GTGACGACTGACCTCAGACAGAAATGCACCGAATCACACACAGGAACGTCGGCCTCGGCGCCCCTGGCTGCTGGCATCATCGCCCTCGCCCTGGAAGCCAA CAAGAACCTGACCTGGCGGGACATGCAGCATCTGGTGGTGCAGACATCGAAGCCGGCTCACCTCAACGCCAATGACTGGGTCACCAACGGTGTCGGCCGCAAAG TCAGCCACTCCTACGGCTACGGCCTGCTGGATGCTGGGGCCATGGTAAGCCTGGCCAAGAACTGGACCACAGTGGGACCTCAGAGGAAGTGTGTCATCGACGTCCTCACAGAGCCGAA GGACATTGGGAAGCGCCTGGAGGTGCGACGGAAGGTGGATGCCTGCCTGGGGAAAGCCAACTACATCAGCCGGCTGGAGCACGTGCAGGCCAGGCTGACGCTGTCCTACAACCGGCGGGGGGACTTGGCCATCCACCTCGTCAGTCCCATGGGCACCCGCTCTACCCTCCTGGCCGCCAG GCCCCACGACTTCTCGGCCGATGGCTTCAACGACTGGGCCTTCATGACGACGCACTCGTGGGATGAGGACCCCTCTGGGGAATGGGTGCTGGAGATCGAGAACACCAGCGATGCTAACAACTATG GCACGCTGACAAAGTTCACGCTCGTGCTGTACGGGACGGCCACTGATTCCCCCAGCCTCTCCAACCAGCTGGAGAGCAGTGGCTGCAAGACCCTGACCCCCAGCCAGACCTGTGTGG TCTGTGAGGAGGGGTACTACCTGCACCAGAAGAGCTGCCTGAAGCGCTGCCCTCCCGGCTTCGCACCCGGCATCCAGAGCACATACTACAACCTGGAGAACAGCGTGGAGCCCATCGCGCcccacctctgcctgccctgccacccctccTGCGCCACCTGCACAGGGCCCGGCCCCAACCAGTGCCTGACCTGCCCCGCGCACTCCCACTTCAGCAGCTTGGACCTCTCCTGCTCCCACCAGACACAGAGTAGCCGCGCGTCCCCTGCCCTGGCAGACGGCGAGGGGCTGGCCGAGGCCCCCCCTCCAGCCAACCTACCTGTCCTCATTGCCAGCCTCAGCTGTGTCTTCATTGTCGTCATCTTCATCACCGTCTTCCTGGTGCTGCAGGCGCGCTCAGGCTTCAGCCTGCGGGGCGTGAAGGTCTACGCCTTGGACAGCGGGATCATCTCCTACAAGGGGCTTCCCTCTGACATCTGGCAGGAGGAGGGTCCCTCTGAGTCGGACGGTGAGGAGTCTGAGGCCCACAGTGAGAGGACTGCCTTCATCAGAGACCAAAGTGCCCTTTGA